A window of the Lactuca sativa cultivar Salinas chromosome 5, Lsat_Salinas_v11, whole genome shotgun sequence genome harbors these coding sequences:
- the LOC111910152 gene encoding uncharacterized protein LOC111910152, translating into MAANIASSSSLFLIHHASAPIKKTSKRVLMLAKSDSSPSSSSSSSSLIRVGSSIKIQKVFEDKSRGIVCYLDDKGEITCEGYDEGPRHQGVPTFSCYQRGEQHIVDLLNRSLLRVVDGGKVN; encoded by the exons ATGGCTGCAAATATCGCTTCATCATCATCGTTGTTCCTGATTCATCATGCCTCAGCTCCTATCAAGAAAACATCAAAACGGGTATTAATGCTTGCAAAAAGCGACTCATCTCCATCatcctcatcttcatcttcatctctcaTTCGGGTCGGATCATCCATCAAGATACAAAAG GTTTTTGAAGACAAATCTAGAGGGATCGTATGTTACTTGGATGATAAAGGTGAGATAACATGTGAAGGATACGATGAAGGTCCTCGTCATCAAGGTGTTCCAACATTTTCTTGTTATCAAAG AGGTGAACAACACATCGTTGATCTTCTTAATAGAAGTCTGCTTCGAGTCGTAGATGGTGGAAAAGTCAACTAA